A genomic region of Candidatus Hydrogenedentota bacterium contains the following coding sequences:
- the eda gene encoding bifunctional 4-hydroxy-2-oxoglutarate aldolase/2-dehydro-3-deoxy-phosphogluconate aldolase: MDRYQRIQYLKDKGIVAIVRADGGGDDLAHTVDALVRGGIHCVEITMTTPGALQCIEAASAKLQGQDVLLGVGSVLDAETARLAILAGAQYVVCPVTVAPVIAMGHRYGVPVLPGAFTPTEIFNAWELGGDLIKVFPATLGGLDYIKAVQAPMPQIPLVPTGGVNAENLHTFVAAGVAAVGVGTALVSKKLMAERDFAGIEAAARRFADAYAAARKH; encoded by the coding sequence ATGGACCGGTATCAGCGGATTCAATACCTCAAGGACAAGGGCATTGTCGCGATTGTGCGCGCGGACGGCGGCGGCGACGATCTCGCGCACACGGTGGACGCACTCGTGCGCGGCGGGATCCACTGTGTGGAGATCACCATGACCACGCCGGGCGCCCTGCAGTGCATCGAGGCCGCCAGCGCGAAACTACAGGGCCAGGACGTACTCCTGGGTGTCGGCAGCGTGCTCGACGCCGAGACCGCGCGGCTCGCCATTCTTGCTGGCGCGCAATACGTCGTCTGCCCCGTCACCGTCGCACCCGTCATCGCCATGGGCCACCGCTACGGCGTCCCGGTGCTACCCGGGGCCTTCACGCCGACCGAAATCTTCAACGCCTGGGAACTGGGCGGCGACCTGATCAAGGTTTTCCCCGCAACCCTCGGCGGCCTCGACTACATCAAGGCGGTGCAGGCGCCCATGCCGCAGATTCCCCTCGTCCCCACGGGCGGCGTGAACGCCGAGAACCTCCACACCTTCGTGGCGGCGGGTGTCGCGGCCGTCGGCGTGGGCACGGCGCTCGTATCCAAAAAACTCATGGCCGAGCGCGATTTCGCCGGTATCGAGGCCGCCGCGCGGCGCTTCGCCGATGCCTACGCCGCCGCGAGGAAGCACTAA